In Altererythrobacter aquiaggeris, the genomic stretch CATGACGTCGCTTAATTTGACATTGCGCGGGGTGCGCAAAATCCAGCTGAGCTGACAGGTCCCGACAGGGATGTGCCGCTCGTTGACGATAAATACCTCAAGAAAATCGGTCGGCAAATCACCATCGCTGCGCAGAAAATCAATCAGCCCGCCAACAGTCAGATGCTCTGGCACAGCGACCATATCGCGCTGCATCAGGCGGCCGGCAGTCTCTTCGGGATAGGCCAGTGCGCTTTCGATGGCAGCACGGTCTTCCGGCTCCATTTCGGCCAGAATGGCAGCCTGATCGTCTTCGTCCAGATCTTCGATCAGCTGCACCGCGTCATCGGTTTCCAGCTGTTCGGCAATGTCGGCGACTGCCCCGGCAGGCAACGCTTCCATCATATCCTCGCGGACATAATCATTCAGCTCTGCGATCACTTCGCCAGACATCAGATCGGTAATGGCGGCAGCCAGGCTGCGGCGGTCATCGCGTTCAAGCAGTTCGAACAGATCCGCGATGTCGGCAGGATGAAGCGGCTCGACGAGTTCATAGACCCTGGTATCGTCGCCCGCGTCCAACGCCTCGACAACGCTGCTTACGAATCTCGGCTTAAGCGTGTTTTCGCCGTCCAGCCTGTCATCATCCACGCGGTCATCCGGGCGCGGCTCATGCTCCGCTTTCTGCGGATCGAGCAGTACAAGATTGTCGCGGTCTTCCTCAGCCATGCCCTGCGTCTAGGGCGTAGCGGCCCAAAATCAACTTTTACATGTCTTTCCGGCGTGTGATTTGCCGGGGGCGGGTGACATTGGCGGTTGGCACATTATATCGGCGTCAACCAAAAGGAGATTACCGCTAATGGCCGACCAGAAATTGACCCTTACCACCGAAACCGGCGATATTGTTATCAAGCTGCGTCCTGATCTGGCGCCGGGCCATGTCGAGCGGATAACCCAGCTTGCCAAAGCCGGATTTTACGACGGGGTGATTTTTCACCGCGTAATCCCCGGCTTCATGGCGCAAGGCGGCGACCCGACGGGCACCGGCATGGGCGGTAGCGACCACCCCGATCTGAAGGCCGAATTCAACGCCGAGCCGCATGTTCGCGGAACGTGCAGCATGGCACGCAGCCAGATGCCCGACAGCGCCAACAGCCAGTTTTTCATTTGCTTCGACGATGCCCATTTCCTCGACGGTCAATATACCGCCTGGGGCCAGGTGGAAGAAGGCATGGAACACGTCGATGCGCTGCCCAAGGGCGAGCCACCGGCGAACCCCGGCAAGATTGTGAAAGCCACTGTCAGCTAGAACGGATCGATAATGATAAAAAGGGGCGCTTCTGGCGCCTCTTTTTTTGTCTGGCGTTCTGACGTAGCGTTGGGCCGCTGGCCGACGGATCAGCTATTGGGAGACTCCGCATCACCGACTTCCTGCTGCTGGCTTTCATCTTTCTCGTCGCCGGGGTCGCCGCAGTCCCGCTGGCCTCGCGGCTGGGGATGGGTTCCGTGCTGGGTTATCTGATCGCAGGTATCGTAATCAGTCCGGCACTGGCATTTTTGAACGTGGACGTGGTTTCGATCCAGCACTTCGCCGAATTCGGCGTAGTCATGATGCTGTTTCTGGTCGGGCTGGAACTTGAACCGAAACTGCTTTGGTCGATGCGCTCAAGGCTGCTTGGCCTTGGCGGTGGGCAGGTTGTGCTGACCACAGCGGCCGTAATGGGTGTCGCTATGGTGCTGGGGCAAGCATGGTCGGTCGCACTCGCAATCGGGCTGGTGATGGCTCTGTCATCAACAGCGATTGTTCTCCAGTCGTTGGGCGAAAAGGGGCTGCTGAAAAGCGACGGGGGACAATCGGGCTTCTCCGTCCTGCTGTTTCAGGACATCGCCGTGATCCCGATGCTGGCACTGATCCCCTTGCTTGCGCTGCCCGAATTGGCGCAAACCATGTCCGGTGCGCCGGGTGCTGAAGGAGAACACGGCGGCGGCGCCATCAGTCTGGTTGCCGGATTGCCCGGCTGGGCTGCGGGGCTCGTAACGCTGGGCGCTATCGCTGCAGTGATCGGGACGGGTTCCTACCTCACCGGCCCGATATTCAGATTTATCGCCGCCAGCCGAATGCGAGAACTGTTTGTGGCCGCTGCGCTGATGATTGTCGTCGGCATCGCGCTGCTGATGTCGCTGGTCGGCCTGTCACCTGCTTTGGGCACATTTCTTGCGGGTGTCGTGTTGGCGAACAGCGAATATCGTCACGAGTTGGAAAGCGATATCGATCCGTTCAAAGGCCTGTTGCTGGGCCTGTTTTTCATGACTGTGGGCGCGGGTATCAACTTCGCCCTGCTATTTGATAATTTTGCAGTCATCGCAGGATTGACGCTTGGTCTTATCGCCTTGAAGGCCGCGATCCTGTTTGTTCTGGCGGTGGCTTTCAAAATCGGCGGGGCCGATCGCTGGCTGTTCAGCCTCGGACTGGCGCAGGCGGGCGAGTTCGGTTTCGTATTGCTGTCCATTACGGTCGCCAGCGCGGTTATTCCGGGTGATCTGTCTGACAGGCTGCTTTTGATTGTGGCGCTATCGATGCTTCTCACTCCGGCACTATTCATTATTTATGACCGGATTATCGCGCCGCTCTATTCGGGCGGTAAGGACCGCGAGATGGATGCAATCGAGGAAAATTGCGAAGTCATCATCGCGGGACATGGCCGGGTCGGGGGAATTGTCAGGCGTATTTTGCGCGGCACCGGGCTGGAGCCTACGGTTATCGATTTCAGTTCGAGGCAGCTGGAACTGCTCAAGGCATTTGATGTCCATGCCTATTACGGCGACGCAACCCGTCCCGATATGCTGTCCGCGGCGGGTATCAACGATGCCAAATTGTTCGTCATCGCGATTGACGGCAAGGAACAGATTACCGGGCTGGTCAAATATATGATCAAGCATCACCCGCGGGTCCACATTGTGGCGCGTGCGGTCGATCGCAATCATGTTTACGACCTTTGGTATGCCGGATGCCGCGATATTATCCGCGAAACTTATGACGGTTCGCTTAGGATGGGACGATCGGCAATCGAGGCGCTTGGCTATTCGCGAGACCAGGCTGACCGGATGGTGGCGACATTCAACGAAATGGACCGCAGCACAATGCGGAATGCTGCCGATCATTACGATCCCGACGTACCTGCGCATGAAAATGAGGATTATCTGGCAAGTATTCGCGAAATCAAGGGCGGTTGGGAAGCGGAACTGACATCGCGGATGGCGACAATCATGGCAGAAACAAACGAATGACTGCAACGCCTGCGGAAGCCAATGGTCAAATCGTAACGGTTACCCTTTCCTGATTTTCGAGCCGACATCGGAACTTGTCTGGTTGTCACAAGGCATACCGCTGCCATCCAGCGAACGGCGCAATATCCGGCGTTTCATTTCATCATCGCTTTGGCCGATAGCTTCGCACTTGTCAGCCGCACCCACAATGTCGGCAATATCCTCTATTGCATCGCCGGCATGGTCCAGTTGCCGGCAAAGATCGGCGCGGCCATTCAATTCATGATCGAGGTTTTCCAGCATTCGCTTCACGCCCTCCAGATCTTCCGACAAGCGCTGCTCGATTACATCGTCGGTCCTCTCCAGATCTGGTTTGCGAAAAAATTCGCGCATCGCGCTGAGCTGCTGTGCGGGGAGCGCGCGAATATCTTCTTGCGTTACCGCTCGTCCGCCAGAAAATGCTTTGCTGAAATCATATGTCATACGGCTATCCAAAATCATGCTTTCTGGAAGCGGTAAGACAATCAAGTTAATCGAAATCTAACGCCGGCCTATAAACCTGCGCCGACCAGCCAATCATGGAACAGGCGCACGGGGCGCAGCTCCAGTTCTTTCGGGCGGCAGATGAACCAGTAACTGTACGGGCTTTCTACCGCGATATCGAAAAGTTTGGCCAGGCGGCTGTCTGCGGCCCGCGCCATGTGATCATCATGCATAATGGCAATACCCAGACCTTGGGCTGCAGCTTCCAGTATCAGCTGCCCGGAATCGAAGTGGTCGATGGCTACCGGATCGAGATCGTGCATCCCCACAGCATCTTTCCATGCTGTGAAGCTATCGGGCAGTTCCTGATGGATCATGAAAGTTTGCCGGTTCAGGACTGCAATCGCCGGGCTGGCGCTGATCTGATCGACCAGAGCGCGGCTGCAAATAGCGTGGACCATGTTGTGGTCGAGCCGCACAGAGTGCATTGCGGGGTCGGGTTGCTGCGTAAGAATAATCGCCGCATCCAACGTATCACCAACGCGCTCGTCCAGATGCGGACCGGTGTCGATATCGATATGCAGAAGCGGGTGCAGCTTTCGCAATTCGGGTAAACGCGGGAACAGTCGCTGACTGCCGAACAGGGGTAAAACGCCCAGTCGCATCCGCAAAAGTCCCAGATTGTCCGACTGGCTGCCAACAGCCTCCGCCAAGGCATCAAGATGCGGCGAGATCGCAGCGAAGAAAGCCCGGCCCTCGTCTGTCAGGCCCATCGACTGGCTGGCACGGGTAAACAATTTCCGGCCGGTAAATTCTTCCAGATTTGTTAGCCGCCGCGATAAGGCGCTGGGGCTAAGTCCCAGTTCCGCAGCTGCTGCCTTGGCCGAACCAAGGCGCACCGTGCGCATGAAGGCTTCGAGTGCCCGAAGAGGCGGGAGGATGCGGCGGCCGACCATGGCCTATAGATAGGCGCTAACTATTCGCTGTCGAGCGGCATTGTTGCAAATTTTCGAACTGAACGGTTGCCGTCAATTGTAAATTCGCTGTTTGCTGCGCTAGTCAGCTTCCGCATCTTCGCTTGGCGGGTGAAGCCGCAGACGCTTGACATGCGTTTCGTCGGTCGCAGTGACTTCGATCTGCCAACCGCTGTCATGTTCCAATATGTCGCCCACTGAAGGGACCTGGCCAGCCAGCACGAACGCCAACCCGCCAAGCGTATCAACCTGGCCTTCGACCTCTGCAAGACGCGGATCGACTTGCTGGGCAAGATCGTCCAGCTCGACCCGGGCGTCGGCATCCCACATTCCCTCACCAATCGACGCGATCAGAACTTCGGGCACCTCGTCATGCTCGTCTTCGATATCCCCGACGATTTCCTCGACCAGATCCTCGATAGTGATGAGGCCGTCTGTGCCCGAATATTCATCCAGCACGACCGCCAGATGCATCCGGTGCGCGCGCATATCGGCCAGCACGTCCAGCGCGCCGCGTGCCTGCGGCACGTACAGCGGCTGACGCATCAATATGGTCCAATCAGCGGGCGGGTCGGTTTTGCGAGCAAGGAAGGGAAATACGTCCTTGATGTGGATCATCCCGATCACTTCATCCAGTGTGTCACGGTACACGGGGAAACGCGAATGACCGTGCTCGGCAAAATGTTCGACCAGGTCTTCCCACGATGCAGAGGCAGGCACAGCAATGATTTTACCGCGCGGTATCGCAACGTCGTCAGCATCATGTTCGCTGAAATGAAGCAGGTTGCGGAGCATTTGCCGCTCAACGCCGGATAAATCGCCATTCGGGGCAACGGTATCATCGCCCGGGTTTTCATCCTCATGTTCGTCGATCGCTTCTTCGATCTGCGCGCGCAGACTTTGGTCGCTGACACCGAATTTAAGGAATTTGCGGATGGCGAGCCAAAGCCCGTTGCTACTCTCCGCTTCTCCATTAGTCCCGCCAGAGGGGGAATCAGTTTCGGGCATGGCCCTCAATTCTCTCCATTTGTTTCACGGTCCCCATATGGGTCCGCCACCCCCATCAGTGCAAGCGCCTTTGTTTCGAGCGCCTCCATTTGCACGGCATCATCGGTGGATATCTCATGATCGTAGCCCGCCAGATGCAGTAATCCGTGGATGATCAGATGCGCGGCGTGATCTTGCAGCGCGATTCCTTTTGCGGCAGCTTCGCGCGCGCAGGTTTCATGCGCCAAAGCGATATCGCCTAGCAATTCGGGTGGACCTTCGCCTGTTACCGCCAATAAGGCATCACGTTCAAGCATCGGGAAAGACAGGACATTAGTCGCTTTGTCACGATTGCGCCATTCGCGGTTGAGCGAATGCACTTCGGCGTCCGAGGTGAATAAAAGGCTGGTATAGAGCCGCGGCTCGGAAAGCTCCGGCGCGGTCTCGCCGGCAGCTTTGGCAGCCTGTCCGGCAAGCGTTTCCCAATCACCGCCGGGCCAATGCTCGATATCGATTTCCAATATCATCGGTTCAGGCGTCGGGACCTTCGTAAGCCTCGACAATGCGGCCCACGATGGGATGCCGCACCACGTCTGCGGCGCTGAAGCGAGTGACGGAAATGTCTTCAATTTCTTCCAGCCGTCCGACTGCATCGGCTAACCCGCTCATCCTGTCACCGCCGGGAATATCGACCTGTTTGGGATCGCCGCACACGACCATGCGGCTGTTCTGGCCAAACCTGGTGAGAAACATCTTCATCTGCTCGCGTGTGGTGTTCTGCGCCTCGTCGAGGATGATGAAACTGTCTGCCAATGTCCGCCCGCGCATGAACGCAATTGGCGCTATTTCAATCTCGCCGCTGGCAATCCTGCGTTCGACCTGTTCGGGCGGCATACAATCATTCAGCGCATCATATAGCGGGCGCAGATAGGGATCGACCTTGTCCTTCATGTCGCCGGGCAAAAAGCCGAGTTTTTCGCCTGCCTCCACGGCCGGACGCGAGAGTATCAGGCGCTGTACGCTGCCCGTAATAAGCTGGCTGACGGCCTGTGCCACCGCGACATAGGTTTTGCCGGTACCCGCTGGACCCAATGCGAAGATGATATCGTCGCGCGCAAGCTGCTCCATATACTGGGCCTGCTTGGCCGAGCGCGGCACGATAGTTTTGCGGCGCGTGCGGATCATGATCGGCGGATGGTCGGGTGTGCCCCTCACAATCCCTTCAAGCGTGGGTTCATTCGACATGGCGATGAGCGAATCGATCGCACCAGCATCAAGTTCCTGCCCGATCGACAGCTTTTCGCGCATGGCGTCGAGCACATCACGCGCTCGCGCTACCGCTTCGGTGGGACCTTCGATCATGACCTTGTCGCCGCGCGCAGCAATATACACGCCCAGGCGATTTTCCACCTGCACGAGATTGGTATCGAATTGTCCGAAAAGCGGGACCAACAAGGATTGGTCTTCGAATCTAAGCTCCACCGTCGCGCGCTCGGCAGCGGCGTCATTTGCGGGTCTTGCTGGCGCGGTGGAAACCGCGCGAACTGTCTTGCGAGCCATAGGCTCCTTTCATTGGCGTACATCAGTGTACGAGTCGGAAAGATAAGCCATGTTTTGCGGCAAGCAAGATTGGCCGCGTTTTTGGAAGTGGAAAGTCACACAGATGTAATCTGTTTGACCCGGTTGATTCAAACGCCGACAGTTTCCAGAATTCTGCCGCTGAGCGAATTTTGCCCGGCGCCGAGCAATTCCACCTTGACCAGATCGCCGACAGCAGCATCTGCGGTAAAATGCACCGATTGCAGCCAGGGTGATTTACCGAGCCACTGGCCGTCCAGCTTGCCCTTGCGTTCCACCAGCACTTCGCAGACCTTGCCAACGCTTGCGTCGTTGAACGCCTGCTGGCCGGCGCGAAGCGCTGCCTGGAGCCGCTGCAAACGGTTGTCCATCACGGCAAGCGGTACCTGATCGTCCATCGTCGCAGCGGGCGTGCCCGGGCGCGGCGAATATTTGAAACTGTATGCCTGCGCATAACCAACCTGATCGACGATCAGCAATGTGTCTTCGAACTCTGCCTCGGTCTCGCCGGGGAAGCCGACAATAAAGTCACCCGATAGCGCCAGATCAGGCCGCGCTGCGCGGAACCGTTCGAGCAGACGCAAATAGCTTTCCGCACTGTAGCTGCGGTTCATGGCTTTCAGGATCCGGTCGTTACCCGATTGAACCGGAAGGTGAAGATAAGGCATCAGCTTCTCGATTTCGCCGTGAGCGGAGATGAGGTCCTCGTCCATGTCGGCTGGATGGCTGGTTGTATATCGGATGCGCGCCAGGCCAGAGATATCAGCGACAGCGCGGATCAGACCGGCCATACCGATCTTTCTTCCGGCATAATCCTCACCGCTCCACGCGCTGACATTCTGGCCCAGCAGGGTAATCTCGCGGGCGCCGCCATCGACGAGCATCTTGGCCTCATCGACCAGCGCGGCGAAGGGGCGCGAAATTTCTGCACCGCGGGTATAGGGCACCACGCAATAGGTACAGAATTTGTCGCATCCTTCTTGGATTGTCAGAAATGCGGAAGGGGCAGACTTGCGCCGCTGCGGAAGGGCGGAAAATTTTGCAT encodes the following:
- a CDS encoding cation:proton antiporter; this encodes MFLVAGVAAVPLASRLGMGSVLGYLIAGIVISPALAFLNVDVVSIQHFAEFGVVMMLFLVGLELEPKLLWSMRSRLLGLGGGQVVLTTAAVMGVAMVLGQAWSVALAIGLVMALSSTAIVLQSLGEKGLLKSDGGQSGFSVLLFQDIAVIPMLALIPLLALPELAQTMSGAPGAEGEHGGGAISLVAGLPGWAAGLVTLGAIAAVIGTGSYLTGPIFRFIAASRMRELFVAAALMIVVGIALLMSLVGLSPALGTFLAGVVLANSEYRHELESDIDPFKGLLLGLFFMTVGAGINFALLFDNFAVIAGLTLGLIALKAAILFVLAVAFKIGGADRWLFSLGLAQAGEFGFVLLSITVASAVIPGDLSDRLLLIVALSMLLTPALFIIYDRIIAPLYSGGKDREMDAIEENCEVIIAGHGRVGGIVRRILRGTGLEPTVIDFSSRQLELLKAFDVHAYYGDATRPDMLSAAGINDAKLFVIAIDGKEQITGLVKYMIKHHPRVHIVARAVDRNHVYDLWYAGCRDIIRETYDGSLRMGRSAIEALGYSRDQADRMVATFNEMDRSTMRNAADHYDPDVPAHENEDYLASIREIKGGWEAELTSRMATIMAETNE
- a CDS encoding peptidylprolyl isomerase, which produces MADQKLTLTTETGDIVIKLRPDLAPGHVERITQLAKAGFYDGVIFHRVIPGFMAQGGDPTGTGMGGSDHPDLKAEFNAEPHVRGTCSMARSQMPDSANSQFFICFDDAHFLDGQYTAWGQVEEGMEHVDALPKGEPPANPGKIVKATVS
- the miaB gene encoding tRNA (N6-isopentenyl adenosine(37)-C2)-methylthiotransferase MiaB encodes the protein MRNTQQPKTYRVKSFGCQMNVYDGERMGELLAEHGIAPAADGEDADLVVLNTCHIREKAAEKVYSDIGRLTKGKTQKKAPMIAVAGCVAQAEGEEIMTRSESVSMVVGPQAYHRLPEMIASAVKGERVTDTDMPADAKFSALPQRRKSAPSAFLTIQEGCDKFCTYCVVPYTRGAEISRPFAALVDEAKMLVDGGAREITLLGQNVSAWSGEDYAGRKIGMAGLIRAVADISGLARIRYTTSHPADMDEDLISAHGEIEKLMPYLHLPVQSGNDRILKAMNRSYSAESYLRLLERFRAARPDLALSGDFIVGFPGETEAEFEDTLLIVDQVGYAQAYSFKYSPRPGTPAATMDDQVPLAVMDNRLQRLQAALRAGQQAFNDASVGKVCEVLVERKGKLDGQWLGKSPWLQSVHFTADAAVGDLVKVELLGAGQNSLSGRILETVGV
- a CDS encoding hemolysin family protein is translated as MPETDSPSGGTNGEAESSNGLWLAIRKFLKFGVSDQSLRAQIEEAIDEHEDENPGDDTVAPNGDLSGVERQMLRNLLHFSEHDADDVAIPRGKIIAVPASASWEDLVEHFAEHGHSRFPVYRDTLDEVIGMIHIKDVFPFLARKTDPPADWTILMRQPLYVPQARGALDVLADMRAHRMHLAVVLDEYSGTDGLITIEDLVEEIVGDIEDEHDEVPEVLIASIGEGMWDADARVELDDLAQQVDPRLAEVEGQVDTLGGLAFVLAGQVPSVGDILEHDSGWQIEVTATDETHVKRLRLHPPSEDAEAD
- the ybeY gene encoding rRNA maturation RNase YbeY — translated: MILEIDIEHWPGGDWETLAGQAAKAAGETAPELSEPRLYTSLLFTSDAEVHSLNREWRNRDKATNVLSFPMLERDALLAVTGEGPPELLGDIALAHETCAREAAAKGIALQDHAAHLIIHGLLHLAGYDHEISTDDAVQMEALETKALALMGVADPYGDRETNGEN
- a CDS encoding LysR substrate-binding domain-containing protein, translating into MVGRRILPPLRALEAFMRTVRLGSAKAAAAELGLSPSALSRRLTNLEEFTGRKLFTRASQSMGLTDEGRAFFAAISPHLDALAEAVGSQSDNLGLLRMRLGVLPLFGSQRLFPRLPELRKLHPLLHIDIDTGPHLDERVGDTLDAAIILTQQPDPAMHSVRLDHNMVHAICSRALVDQISASPAIAVLNRQTFMIHQELPDSFTAWKDAVGMHDLDPVAIDHFDSGQLILEAAAQGLGIAIMHDDHMARAADSRLAKLFDIAVESPYSYWFICRPKELELRPVRLFHDWLVGAGL
- a CDS encoding PhoH family protein: MARKTVRAVSTAPARPANDAAAERATVELRFEDQSLLVPLFGQFDTNLVQVENRLGVYIAARGDKVMIEGPTEAVARARDVLDAMREKLSIGQELDAGAIDSLIAMSNEPTLEGIVRGTPDHPPIMIRTRRKTIVPRSAKQAQYMEQLARDDIIFALGPAGTGKTYVAVAQAVSQLITGSVQRLILSRPAVEAGEKLGFLPGDMKDKVDPYLRPLYDALNDCMPPEQVERRIASGEIEIAPIAFMRGRTLADSFIILDEAQNTTREQMKMFLTRFGQNSRMVVCGDPKQVDIPGGDRMSGLADAVGRLEEIEDISVTRFSAADVVRHPIVGRIVEAYEGPDA